Proteins from a genomic interval of Undibacterium parvum:
- a CDS encoding MaoC family dehydratase: MREIHSLAELTSLVGQEVAVSDWIEISQQRINTFAEATGDMQWIHIDVERAKRESPFGTPIAHGFLTLSLLPMLMQNAIHISYIKMGVNYGLNKVRFPAPVPVGSKLRGHLKLLSVEEITDGAQMSWEISVEREGGDKPVCVAVSIARIYE; the protein is encoded by the coding sequence ATGCGTGAAATACATAGCCTGGCAGAACTCACATCCTTGGTAGGGCAAGAGGTGGCGGTATCGGACTGGATAGAAATATCCCAGCAACGTATCAACACCTTCGCCGAGGCCACTGGTGACATGCAATGGATACACATAGACGTGGAGCGCGCCAAGCGTGAATCGCCTTTTGGCACACCGATCGCGCACGGTTTTTTGACTTTATCACTGCTGCCTATGCTGATGCAAAATGCCATCCACATCAGCTACATCAAGATGGGCGTCAATTACGGGCTCAACAAAGTACGCTTCCCAGCCCCGGTACCGGTGGGTAGCAAGTTGCGCGGACACTTGAAATTACTCTCGGTGGAGGAAATCACTGATGGTGCGCAAATGAGCTGGGAAATCAGCGTCGAGCGCGAAGGCGGCGACAAACCGGTCTGCGTGGCAGTATCGATCGCTAGAATTTATGAGTGA
- a CDS encoding PEP-CTERM sorting domain-containing protein, whose product MKKLCKLLAGFALALSAATSNANVVLNNLSATSSNISFDIVGTITTLGSGFQHQFGFGHVSNPALDWITSFNGGASSVSVSAPTKQAINTVYDLTGSYGESVWTSSSANWLIGDQIDLHYNLVGAFNLLNFDPNGLGFQVGYSVGPAIEKSNNILTQQTSAVPEPFTLALFGLGLAGLAISRRKKA is encoded by the coding sequence ATGAAAAAATTATGTAAGTTGCTCGCAGGGTTTGCGCTGGCATTGTCAGCCGCTACGTCAAATGCCAACGTAGTCCTCAACAATTTATCGGCAACGTCTTCAAATATATCATTTGATATCGTGGGTACCATAACGACCCTAGGATCAGGCTTCCAACATCAATTCGGCTTCGGACACGTATCCAACCCGGCTTTGGATTGGATTACCTCATTTAACGGTGGGGCCTCTTCCGTTAGTGTCAGCGCCCCTACCAAACAGGCAATTAACACGGTTTATGATTTAACAGGAAGTTACGGCGAGAGCGTCTGGACGTCATCAAGTGCCAATTGGCTGATCGGCGACCAAATCGACTTGCATTACAACTTGGTCGGTGCCTTTAATTTGCTGAATTTCGATCCTAATGGTTTAGGATTTCAAGTCGGGTACAGCGTTGGTCCTGCCATCGAAAAAAGTAACAATATTTTGACGCAACAAACAAGCGCAGTCCCAGAACCATTCACGCTTGCGCTTTTTGGCCTTGGCCTGGCTGGCTTGGCAATTTCCCGTCGCAAAAAAGCCTGA
- a CDS encoding DUF2863 family protein, which yields MRRSPEKKSNKLVADGMRLANLSLAVAQSASRIEDIAWQAQLDTLVAKNLQQKHQSVLDAAAEHLFKNHPNAYEVLLETMESICTSSRIEYKNEQYDVLLMVAPVLAWSRFEIASGAIPAAKTEAITSLWQQLLLSEQARLRILPHLFAIDQLPPTHCDAYALMEKTVFNLLKQEAPLAPQELPQTVPFLADSRYLLGVVVVPAGQPLFRWQSIASPFDCALAKSEILARWQEQAAPIVMRLLPGCSVELLLPEAYYTACREADIRIRPISIRSAVFYLTQTLEVEASELNAIVAGFGTQEVPGQIDEYRVSFTLSNAPEVIYGVVWPLYQQDDEINAMGNADDDNLPGEIPAILLECGVNNLLRIPDIFAMEFCDDCSAPLFSDKEGDLVHTEMPESTPPQGSEHFH from the coding sequence ATGCGACGATCACCAGAAAAAAAATCAAATAAATTAGTTGCAGATGGTATGCGACTGGCCAATCTGTCGCTAGCAGTAGCGCAATCGGCCAGTCGTATCGAAGATATCGCCTGGCAAGCGCAACTCGATACCCTGGTTGCCAAAAATCTCCAGCAAAAACATCAAAGCGTGCTCGATGCTGCCGCCGAACATTTATTCAAAAACCATCCGAATGCCTATGAGGTATTACTCGAAACCATGGAGTCTATCTGCACCTCCAGCCGCATCGAGTACAAAAATGAGCAATACGACGTATTACTGATGGTGGCACCGGTATTGGCCTGGAGCCGTTTCGAGATCGCCTCTGGCGCTATCCCTGCCGCCAAGACCGAAGCCATCACTAGCTTGTGGCAACAACTGCTACTCTCGGAGCAAGCTCGTTTGCGGATATTGCCGCACCTGTTCGCCATCGATCAGTTGCCGCCTACTCACTGCGACGCTTATGCTTTGATGGAGAAAACTGTTTTTAATCTCTTGAAGCAAGAAGCCCCATTGGCACCGCAAGAGTTACCGCAAACCGTGCCATTTTTGGCCGATAGCCGCTATTTACTAGGCGTGGTGGTAGTGCCCGCGGGCCAGCCCCTATTTCGCTGGCAAAGTATCGCCTCACCATTTGATTGCGCCCTGGCCAAGAGCGAAATTCTCGCCAGGTGGCAAGAGCAGGCGGCACCTATCGTGATGCGCCTATTGCCCGGCTGCAGCGTAGAGTTATTGCTGCCCGAGGCGTATTACACCGCTTGCCGCGAGGCCGATATCCGGATACGCCCTATCTCCATCCGTTCTGCGGTGTTTTACCTGACCCAAACCCTAGAGGTGGAAGCGAGTGAACTCAATGCCATTGTGGCTGGTTTTGGAACACAAGAGGTGCCTGGGCAAATCGATGAGTATCGCGTCAGTTTTACCCTGAGCAATGCGCCAGAAGTCATTTATGGTGTGGTGTGGCCGCTGTATCAGCAAGATGATGAGATCAACGCCATGGGCAATGCCGATGACGACAATTTACCGGGTGAAATCCCTGCCATCTTGCTTGAATGCGGCGTGAATAACTTACTACGCATCCCGGACATTTTTGCCATGGAATTTTGCGACGATTGCAGCGCGCCCTTGTTCTCGGATAAAGAAGGCGATTTGGTCCATACCGAAATGCCAGAGAGCACACCACCGCAAGGTTCTGAACATTTTCACTAG
- a CDS encoding glutathione binding-like protein, with protein MIDAYSWPTPNGHKIHIMLEECGLPYRAIGVDIGAGDQFKPEFLAISPNNKIPAIVDADGPDGKPISLFESGAILVYLAGKTGKFLGETDREKYNALQWLMFQVGGFGPMLGQAHHFRIYAPKKIDYAFDRYTNEAKRLYGVIEKQLSQTPYLAGNSYSIADIAVYPWARSADNQGIDWADYPHAKRWFDAISKRPAVQRGVKVLSDLRKPLNDAKAKDVLFGKTQYSKK; from the coding sequence ATGATAGATGCTTACTCCTGGCCTACGCCTAACGGGCACAAAATTCATATCATGCTGGAAGAATGCGGCCTGCCGTATCGCGCCATAGGCGTCGACATTGGCGCTGGCGATCAGTTTAAGCCCGAGTTTCTGGCGATCTCACCGAATAATAAAATCCCCGCCATCGTCGATGCCGACGGCCCCGATGGCAAACCGATCTCACTGTTTGAGTCGGGCGCGATTCTAGTGTATCTGGCCGGCAAGACCGGTAAATTCCTGGGTGAAACTGATCGCGAGAAATATAATGCCTTGCAGTGGCTGATGTTCCAGGTCGGCGGCTTTGGACCTATGCTGGGTCAGGCGCATCATTTCCGTATCTATGCACCGAAAAAAATAGACTATGCCTTTGACCGCTACACCAATGAGGCCAAACGTCTGTATGGCGTGATTGAAAAACAGCTCTCGCAAACGCCGTATCTGGCCGGGAATAGTTACAGCATCGCCGATATCGCAGTCTATCCTTGGGCGCGTTCGGCCGATAATCAGGGCATAGACTGGGCTGATTATCCGCATGCCAAACGCTGGTTCGATGCCATCAGCAAACGTCCGGCAGTGCAACGCGGCGTCAAAGTTTTGAGCGATTTACGCAAGCCCCTGAACGACGCTAAAGCCAAAGATGTCTTGTTTGGCAAAACTCAATATTCAAAAAAGTAA
- a CDS encoding MaoC family dehydratase yields the protein MATHPAVSENLAKPVKPAKPAKPAKIYKWYFEDFIPGHVIELGQRQVSEAEIITFATAFDPQPFHIDTEAASDSIFGGVIASGWHTCSMIMRMVVDGFLNESTSMGSPGVDEVRWILPVRPGDTLSISAETLDSRPSSSKLDRGVVFTMWRAVNQDGKLVCTIKGMGMFGRRPA from the coding sequence ATGGCTACCCATCCAGCAGTTTCAGAAAATCTCGCAAAACCGGTAAAACCAGCAAAACCAGCAAAACCCGCAAAAATCTATAAGTGGTACTTTGAAGACTTCATCCCCGGCCATGTCATAGAACTAGGTCAGCGCCAAGTGAGCGAAGCTGAGATCATCACTTTCGCCACCGCGTTTGATCCGCAGCCCTTCCACATCGATACAGAAGCCGCCTCTGACTCCATCTTTGGCGGCGTCATCGCCAGCGGCTGGCACACCTGCAGCATGATCATGCGCATGGTGGTCGATGGCTTCTTAAACGAATCAACTAGCATGGGTTCACCCGGCGTCGACGAGGTACGCTGGATCTTACCGGTGCGCCCGGGCGACACTTTAAGCATCAGCGCCGAGACGCTAGACAGCCGCCCCTCCAGCTCCAAGCTCGATAGAGGCGTGGTGTTTACCATGTGGCGCGCAGTCAATCAGGATGGCAAGCTGGTCTGCACCATCAAAGGCATGGGCATGTTTGGCCGTCGTCCAGCATAA
- a CDS encoding phosphotransferase family protein — MFEEFMGTMPVSERQQFNVGALAEYMRQHVAGFNASAMDQLTVQQFKGGQSNPTFKLSAGDQHYVMRAKPGPAAKLLPSAHAIEREFKVMDALNKAGFPAAKQYALCSDEEVIGRAFFIMEFVDGRVLWDQSLPGMTPAQRAEIYDEMNRVIAQLHTIDYAAIGLADYGKPGNYFARQIDRWTKQYRASETEKIEAMDQLIAWLPDHIPAGEDTSIVHGDYRMDNMMFHPTEPRVLALLDWELSTLGHPLADFSYHCMSWHVQPGQFRGIAGLDHQALGIPSEQEYIAKYCQRTGKTIRPEDFNFYLAYNLFRMAGILQGIMKRYVDGTASSTQAKKSGEAARPMAELGWSYANK, encoded by the coding sequence ATGTTTGAAGAATTTATGGGCACCATGCCCGTTAGCGAACGTCAACAATTTAATGTAGGCGCATTGGCCGAATATATGCGCCAGCATGTGGCGGGCTTTAATGCCAGTGCAATGGACCAGCTGACGGTGCAGCAATTTAAAGGTGGCCAATCTAATCCCACTTTTAAACTTAGTGCTGGTGATCAGCATTATGTGATGCGAGCAAAACCTGGGCCAGCGGCTAAACTCTTGCCTTCGGCACATGCGATAGAACGTGAATTTAAAGTGATGGATGCCTTGAACAAAGCGGGCTTTCCGGCCGCCAAACAATACGCCTTGTGCAGCGATGAAGAGGTCATTGGTCGCGCCTTTTTTATTATGGAATTTGTCGATGGCCGCGTCTTATGGGATCAATCCCTGCCCGGCATGACGCCTGCGCAAAGAGCCGAAATCTACGATGAAATGAACCGCGTGATTGCGCAACTCCATACCATCGATTACGCCGCCATTGGACTGGCCGATTACGGCAAACCTGGCAATTATTTCGCGCGTCAGATCGATCGCTGGACCAAACAATACCGCGCCTCCGAAACCGAAAAAATCGAGGCCATGGATCAGTTAATTGCCTGGCTGCCCGATCATATCCCGGCCGGTGAAGACACCAGCATCGTGCATGGCGACTATCGCATGGACAATATGATGTTCCACCCTACCGAGCCACGCGTACTGGCCTTGCTCGATTGGGAACTCTCTACCCTGGGCCATCCGCTGGCCGATTTTTCTTATCATTGCATGAGCTGGCATGTGCAGCCAGGGCAATTCCGCGGCATTGCGGGCCTCGATCACCAGGCATTAGGCATTCCTAGCGAGCAAGAATACATAGCCAAATATTGCCAGCGCACTGGTAAAACCATACGTCCGGAAGATTTCAATTTCTATCTGGCCTACAACCTGTTTCGCATGGCCGGCATCTTGCAAGGCATCATGAAGCGTTATGTGGACGGTACCGCATCGAGTACGCAGGCGAAAAAATCTGGTGAGGCGGCACGCCCTATGGCGGAGTTGGGCTGGAGTTATGCCAACAAATAG
- a CDS encoding GNAT family N-acetyltransferase, which yields MESPKVSNPTSIPQSLHGSRILLRPLRMSDAAALLLAAGDGELWDLPFTVIPSATTVHAYIQTALDGQQAGSVSPYVIVLLSTGQIIGSTRFWKIDRQHRKLEIGSTWIAASWQKTFVNTEAKFLMLSHAFEQMAYVRVQLSTDEINQKSRKAILRLGAKQEGIVRNERIMPDGRKRNSVRFSIIDDEWPEVRRQLQQKLLNDPA from the coding sequence ATGGAATCACCCAAAGTATCAAACCCGACGTCTATCCCGCAGTCATTGCACGGCTCAAGAATTTTGCTGCGGCCTCTACGCATGTCAGACGCCGCCGCCTTGCTGCTGGCCGCTGGCGATGGCGAACTCTGGGATTTGCCGTTTACCGTGATACCGTCCGCCACCACCGTGCACGCGTATATCCAAACAGCATTGGATGGGCAGCAGGCTGGCAGCGTCAGCCCCTATGTGATCGTGCTATTAAGCACAGGGCAAATCATAGGCTCTACCCGTTTTTGGAAAATCGACAGGCAACATCGCAAACTGGAAATTGGCAGCACCTGGATCGCCGCTTCGTGGCAAAAAACCTTCGTCAATACTGAGGCCAAGTTTCTGATGTTAAGTCATGCCTTCGAACAGATGGCATACGTAAGGGTGCAACTGAGCACCGATGAAATCAACCAAAAATCACGCAAGGCCATACTACGCCTGGGTGCAAAGCAAGAAGGTATAGTCAGAAATGAACGCATCATGCCAGACGGCCGCAAACGCAACTCGGTACGCTTTAGCATTATCGACGATGAGTGGCCAGAAGTACGCCGGCAGCTACAGCAAAAACTCTTGAATGATCCGGCCTGA
- a CDS encoding glutathione peroxidase, whose translation MMQNFEGNKVPQVDFKLHENNQWVATNSAELFDNKTVVVFSLPGAFTPTCSSTHLPRYEELAPVFKANGVDSILCVSVNDGFVMESWGKDQGLKAVRPIADGNGTFTDGMGMLVDKSAIGFGKRSWRYSMLVKNGVVSKMFIEPDVEGDPFLVSDADSMLKHIAPNAAKPEQVALFTKEGCPFCETAKEQLKAAGVSYFEMPLADNVRQRLLSAVAGKATSPQMFVNGSLIGDGAAINAWIKARA comes from the coding sequence ATCATGCAAAATTTTGAAGGTAATAAAGTACCGCAAGTCGATTTCAAACTCCATGAAAACAACCAATGGGTAGCGACCAATAGCGCCGAATTGTTTGACAATAAAACTGTTGTGGTGTTCTCCTTACCCGGCGCCTTCACACCCACCTGTTCATCCACTCATTTACCGCGTTACGAAGAACTTGCCCCGGTATTTAAAGCCAATGGCGTAGACAGTATTTTGTGCGTATCAGTTAATGATGGTTTTGTGATGGAATCATGGGGCAAAGACCAAGGCTTAAAAGCGGTGCGCCCTATCGCTGACGGCAATGGCACGTTCACCGATGGCATGGGCATGTTGGTAGATAAATCAGCGATAGGTTTTGGCAAACGCTCATGGCGTTATTCCATGCTGGTCAAAAACGGCGTGGTCAGCAAAATGTTCATAGAGCCAGATGTCGAAGGCGACCCGTTTCTGGTCTCCGACGCAGACAGCATGCTCAAGCACATTGCACCGAACGCTGCCAAACCTGAGCAAGTCGCGCTATTCACCAAAGAGGGTTGCCCATTTTGCGAGACTGCCAAAGAGCAACTCAAAGCCGCAGGTGTCAGCTATTTTGAAATGCCTTTGGCCGACAATGTACGCCAACGTTTATTGTCAGCCGTCGCGGGCAAAGCCACTTCGCCGCAAATGTTTGTCAACGGCAGCTTGATCGGTGACGGTGCGGCGATCAATGCATGGATTAAGGCGCGCGCTTAA
- a CDS encoding DsbA family oxidoreductase codes for MKQEIKIDFVSDVSCPWCIIGLKSLEAAIQNIGDAASVQIHFQPFEINPAMRPEGQDIAEHLTEKYGTTPAQIAQTREMIRARGAEVGFKFDMATRSRIYNTFDAHRLLHWAELQGRQHALKLALFEVYFSQGESPAAHEVLLRVAGEVGLDTVEAARILESDAYAAEVRERERFYQQQGISSVPAIIINERHLISGGQPAEVFEEALRKIMVQG; via the coding sequence ATGAAGCAAGAGATCAAGATCGATTTCGTATCGGACGTGTCGTGCCCGTGGTGCATCATAGGTCTGAAGTCATTAGAAGCAGCAATACAAAATATCGGCGATGCCGCTAGCGTGCAAATACATTTTCAACCTTTTGAAATTAACCCGGCAATGCGGCCGGAGGGGCAGGATATCGCCGAACATCTGACCGAGAAATACGGCACCACGCCGGCCCAGATCGCCCAGACTCGTGAGATGATCAGAGCGCGCGGTGCCGAAGTCGGGTTCAAGTTCGATATGGCCACGCGCAGCCGCATCTACAATACTTTCGATGCGCACCGTTTGCTGCATTGGGCCGAACTGCAAGGGCGCCAGCATGCTTTGAAGCTAGCCTTGTTTGAAGTCTATTTTAGTCAAGGTGAAAGCCCAGCCGCACATGAGGTACTGCTGAGGGTGGCGGGCGAAGTTGGTTTAGATACGGTCGAGGCAGCGCGTATTCTGGAGTCCGACGCCTATGCGGCCGAGGTGCGCGAGCGCGAGCGTTTTTATCAGCAGCAAGGCATTAGTTCAGTGCCAGCTATCATCATCAATGAGCGCCACTTGATCTCAGGTGGCCAGCCTGCCGAGGTGTTTGAGGAAGCCTTGCGTAAGATCATGGTTCAGGGCTAA
- a CDS encoding DUF4870 family protein: protein MTQELVLDEKLQTLKNLAWMLYLFHAASLVFSMGTLSWIPLVISYVKRGDAAGTFVYSHHTWQIRSFFWYLFWLILGVVLFFSIIGIPLAWLIFVGAWIWKAYRLIKGFSDLNANKPMDV, encoded by the coding sequence ATGACACAAGAACTTGTTTTAGACGAAAAGCTGCAAACTCTTAAAAATCTGGCCTGGATGCTGTATCTATTTCATGCCGCCAGTCTGGTGTTTTCCATGGGTACCCTCTCCTGGATCCCGCTCGTCATTAGTTACGTCAAACGTGGCGACGCTGCCGGCACCTTCGTCTACAGCCATCACACCTGGCAGATACGCTCATTCTTTTGGTATTTATTCTGGCTGATCTTAGGCGTTGTACTATTCTTCAGCATCATAGGCATCCCTTTGGCATGGCTAATCTTCGTAGGCGCGTGGATATGGAAAGCCTACCGTCTGATTAAGGGTTTTTCCGATCTCAATGCAAATAAGCCGATGGATGTGTAA
- a CDS encoding acyl-CoA dehydrogenase family protein, with protein sequence MDFNLTQEQSQFADALRRWVEKDYNFEQRKHIIASDAGVSPSAWTALAELGALALPIPEAQGGFSGTAIDMLVIMQELGRGLVIEPYFATVLAAEFLKLAGQHDHLLEQVASGELQMAAALNEKQARHELFNIATSASQNADGFVINGVKTVVLHGAQAGQLIVSARSSGAQRDSDGISLFVLDANAAGISRREYRSIDGYRAADITFNQVQLPSSALLVTQGAGWPLLEAGCDYGVTLLCAEAIGVMEAIFAATLDYLKTRQQFGVPIGKFQVLQHRMAEMFMELEQARSMATLAAVKLSSEDAEERRRTVSAAKARIGQAARYIGQQAVQLHGGMGVTNELPAAHMFKRLTMIELSLGDTDHHLARFIAQPGFKAAA encoded by the coding sequence ATGGATTTCAATCTAACACAAGAACAAAGCCAATTTGCCGATGCATTGCGGCGCTGGGTAGAGAAAGACTACAACTTCGAACAGCGCAAGCACATCATCGCTTCCGATGCGGGCGTGTCGCCATCAGCCTGGACCGCACTGGCCGAACTAGGCGCACTGGCCTTGCCTATACCGGAAGCACAAGGCGGCTTTAGCGGCACGGCCATCGACATGCTGGTGATCATGCAAGAGTTGGGGCGCGGCCTGGTGATAGAGCCCTATTTCGCTACCGTATTGGCTGCCGAGTTCTTAAAACTCGCGGGCCAGCACGATCATTTACTTGAGCAAGTCGCTAGCGGGGAACTACAAATGGCAGCGGCGCTTAACGAGAAACAAGCGCGCCACGAGCTGTTTAATATCGCCACCAGCGCCAGCCAGAATGCCGATGGTTTTGTGATTAATGGCGTCAAAACCGTGGTGCTACACGGTGCACAAGCTGGGCAATTAATCGTCTCGGCACGCAGCAGCGGCGCACAGCGCGACAGCGACGGCATTAGCCTATTCGTGCTCGATGCAAACGCCGCCGGCATTAGCCGGCGCGAGTATCGCAGCATCGATGGCTATCGCGCTGCCGACATTACGTTTAACCAAGTTCAGCTGCCTTCATCGGCCTTACTGGTTACCCAAGGTGCAGGCTGGCCGCTGTTAGAGGCTGGCTGTGATTATGGCGTTACCCTGCTGTGCGCCGAAGCGATAGGCGTGATGGAAGCGATTTTTGCCGCCACGCTGGATTACTTAAAAACCCGCCAGCAATTTGGCGTGCCTATCGGTAAATTTCAGGTGCTGCAGCATCGTATGGCAGAAATGTTTATGGAGCTGGAACAGGCGCGCTCGATGGCGACCTTAGCTGCCGTCAAGCTCAGCTCAGAAGACGCCGAAGAGCGCCGTCGCACGGTATCGGCCGCCAAGGCACGCATAGGGCAAGCCGCGCGCTATATCGGCCAGCAAGCGGTACAACTGCATGGCGGCATGGGCGTCACTAACGAACTGCCGGCAGCACACATGTTTAAACGCCTGACCATGATAGAGTTGTCTTTGGGCGACACCGATCATCATCTGGCACGTTTTATCGCTCAGCCGGGCTTTAAGGCGGCCGCCTAA
- a CDS encoding acyl-CoA dehydrogenase family protein: MDLNYNTEDLSFRDQVRSYLETNLPADLKHKVLQHKRLHKEDYVRWHKILAKQGWVATGWPTEFGGTGWSATRRHIFEEECARAGTPPILPFGVAMVAPVIMAFGNQAQKDYFLPRILNCDDWWCQGYSEPGSGSDLASIKTRAERVNSLEGDHYVVNGQKTWTTLAQHADMIFCLVRTDTGVRKQEGISFLLIDMKTPGITVRPIIMLDEDHEVNEVFFDNVKVPVQNLIGDENKGWTYAKYLLGHERTNIAAVGRAKRELQFLKRYASEQQKNAASLLSDPIYASKVAVLEIELMALEITVLRVISQDSGRPGPEASLLKIKGTEIQQRLTELMMEAAGPYSLPFDAAFLDGESEHSIVGDDDAAPLASYYFNYRKTSIYGGSNEIQKNIITQMILGL, translated from the coding sequence ATGGATTTAAATTACAACACCGAGGATCTGAGTTTTCGCGATCAGGTGCGCAGCTACCTAGAAACCAACCTACCGGCCGACCTCAAACACAAAGTACTCCAGCATAAACGCCTGCACAAAGAAGATTATGTGCGCTGGCACAAGATCCTTGCCAAGCAAGGCTGGGTGGCCACTGGCTGGCCAACAGAGTTCGGCGGCACAGGCTGGAGCGCCACGCGCCGCCACATCTTTGAAGAAGAATGCGCACGCGCCGGCACCCCGCCCATCCTGCCCTTCGGCGTAGCGATGGTGGCGCCGGTGATCATGGCCTTCGGCAATCAAGCGCAAAAAGATTATTTTTTACCGCGCATATTAAATTGCGATGACTGGTGGTGTCAGGGTTACTCAGAACCCGGCTCCGGCTCGGATCTGGCCTCAATCAAAACCCGCGCCGAGCGCGTCAACAGTCTTGAAGGCGATCACTATGTGGTGAACGGACAAAAGACCTGGACCACGCTAGCGCAACACGCCGACATGATCTTTTGCCTGGTGCGCACGGACACCGGCGTGCGCAAACAAGAAGGTATTTCCTTCCTGCTGATAGACATGAAAACCCCGGGCATCACGGTGCGCCCCATCATCATGCTGGACGAAGACCACGAAGTGAATGAAGTGTTCTTCGACAACGTCAAAGTACCAGTACAAAACCTGATCGGCGACGAGAACAAGGGCTGGACTTACGCTAAATATTTGCTAGGCCATGAGCGCACCAATATCGCAGCGGTCGGTCGCGCCAAACGCGAGTTGCAATTTCTGAAGCGCTACGCCAGCGAACAGCAAAAAAATGCTGCGAGCTTACTGAGCGATCCGATTTACGCCAGCAAAGTGGCAGTCCTGGAAATCGAATTGATGGCCTTAGAAATCACCGTCTTGCGCGTGATTTCACAAGACAGCGGCCGCCCCGGGCCAGAGGCGTCTTTACTCAAAATCAAAGGCACCGAGATTCAGCAAAGACTGACCGAGCTGATGATGGAAGCAGCCGGGCCGTATAGCCTGCCGTTTGATGCGGCCTTTTTAGACGGCGAGAGCGAACACAGCATTGTTGGCGATGATGATGCCGCGCCGCTGGCGTCTTACTATTTCAACTACCGTAAGACCTCGATCTACGGCGGCTCGAATGAAATACAAAAAAATATCATCACCCAAATGATTTTGGGCTTATGA
- a CDS encoding CYTH domain-containing protein, with the protein MGVEIERKFLVLGDEWKEQGQGVRMRQGYICSDAGRVVRVRIEGERAMLTIKGETEGISRSEWEYPIPVPDAQQLLETMCEKPLIEKTRRRIDFGGFVWEVDEFFGENAGLVVAEIELASESQEFTKPDWVGAEVSHDRRYANANLFKHPYCRWDKA; encoded by the coding sequence ATGGGCGTAGAAATAGAGCGTAAGTTTTTGGTCTTGGGCGATGAGTGGAAAGAACAAGGGCAGGGCGTGCGTATGCGCCAGGGCTATATTTGTTCTGATGCGGGTCGCGTCGTCCGTGTGCGCATCGAGGGCGAGCGCGCCATGCTCACCATCAAAGGTGAAACCGAGGGTATCTCGCGCAGCGAATGGGAGTATCCCATCCCTGTGCCGGACGCGCAGCAATTGCTAGAGACTATGTGCGAAAAACCTTTGATAGAAAAGACGCGCAGACGGATAGACTTTGGCGGTTTTGTCTGGGAAGTTGATGAGTTTTTTGGTGAGAATGCGGGGCTGGTCGTGGCGGAGATTGAGCTTGCCTCGGAGTCGCAAGAGTTCACTAAGCCAGACTGGGTTGGGGCAGAAGTAAGCCACGATAGACGCTACGCCAATGCCAATTTGTTCAAGCATCCTTACTGTCGCTGGGATAAAGCGTAA